One genomic segment of Borrelia miyamotoi includes these proteins:
- the fliF gene encoding flagellar basal-body MS-ring/collar protein FliF: MNNFITKFFASVGKGFKKASMVQKMAFGLIVLFVILALIFLVGFSTKKQGIALFGVGIKDQYLLDRIVQRLDKENVEYTVTADGKIYLSNGNMSKRMRAILVREELVPVHMDPWYLFDIDRWTITDFERNINLRRSITRAVEQHIVALDDVDAVSINLVMPEKTLFKESQEAVKASVRITPKPGSDIVTNRKKVEGLVKLIQYAIEGLESDNIAIVDNKGTILNDFSNLGGIDRIDLAEKERKLKLKYESMLRDEIDSALSKVLSGDRFMIARVNVTLDTSRQTTESKEYAPIEIEPQDPRVSYNTRKVSDSTLISSQVHKREYEGQGFSPWGPPGQEGNTPPEYRDLSDIIGKSNELQETKNVALNEKKSLNEKEPARIAGISLGIFIDGVWSFVYDEFGNFVIENGMRKREYKPISDEALKNITDVLQSSFEYKPERGDAITVRNVAFDRANEFRKIDEDYFASEKFKFLIFIVSIIFALLILIFTVFFIVSRELERRRRLREEDFARQAHLRRQQSLMDDSDDIGVDDVVSGLKEEDELQSNVEILAREKPEDVAKLIRTWIVMYKG; this comes from the coding sequence TTGAACAATTTTATTACTAAGTTTTTTGCATCGGTAGGTAAGGGTTTTAAAAAAGCCAGTATGGTTCAAAAAATGGCTTTTGGTCTTATTGTTTTATTTGTAATTTTAGCACTTATTTTTTTAGTAGGATTTTCGACTAAAAAACAAGGGATCGCTCTTTTTGGTGTTGGCATTAAGGATCAGTACTTGCTAGATAGAATAGTTCAAAGATTAGATAAAGAAAATGTTGAATATACTGTCACTGCTGATGGGAAGATTTACTTAAGTAATGGAAATATGTCAAAAAGAATGAGAGCAATTCTTGTAAGAGAAGAGCTTGTTCCTGTGCATATGGATCCTTGGTATCTTTTTGATATTGATAGGTGGACTATTACGGATTTTGAGAGAAATATTAATCTTAGACGATCAATTACAAGAGCGGTTGAGCAACATATTGTTGCTCTTGATGATGTTGATGCTGTTAGCATTAACCTGGTTATGCCTGAGAAAACGCTTTTTAAAGAATCACAAGAAGCAGTTAAAGCTTCTGTTAGGATTACTCCAAAGCCTGGTTCTGACATTGTTACTAATCGTAAAAAGGTGGAAGGGCTTGTTAAGCTGATTCAGTATGCTATTGAAGGTCTTGAATCAGATAATATTGCTATTGTTGATAATAAAGGAACTATACTAAATGATTTTTCTAATTTAGGTGGCATTGATAGGATTGATTTAGCTGAAAAGGAAAGAAAGCTTAAATTAAAGTATGAATCTATGCTTAGAGATGAAATTGATTCTGCTTTAAGTAAAGTTTTATCTGGTGATAGATTCATGATTGCAAGGGTTAACGTAACACTTGATACTTCTCGTCAGACTACGGAATCTAAGGAATATGCTCCTATTGAGATTGAGCCTCAAGATCCAAGAGTTTCTTATAATACAAGAAAAGTTAGTGATTCTACATTAATTTCTTCTCAGGTTCATAAAAGGGAGTATGAAGGACAAGGGTTTAGTCCATGGGGACCCCCTGGTCAAGAGGGTAATACTCCACCTGAGTATCGGGATTTAAGTGACATTATTGGGAAATCGAATGAATTGCAAGAGACAAAGAATGTTGCTCTTAATGAGAAGAAATCTTTAAATGAGAAGGAGCCTGCTAGAATTGCAGGAATTTCTCTTGGTATTTTTATAGATGGTGTTTGGAGTTTTGTTTATGATGAATTTGGGAATTTTGTTATAGAAAATGGTATGCGTAAAAGGGAATATAAGCCTATTTCTGATGAAGCTTTAAAAAATATTACAGATGTTTTGCAGAGTTCTTTTGAGTATAAGCCAGAGAGGGGTGATGCAATTACTGTTAGGAATGTTGCTTTTGATCGAGCAAATGAATTTAGGAAGATAGATGAAGATTATTTTGCAAGTGAGAAGTTTAAATTTTTGATTTTTATAGTAAGTATAATATTTGCATTATTGATATTAATATTTACAGTATTTTTCATTGTATCTAGAGAGCTTGAAAGAAGAAGACGCCTTAGGGAAGAAGATTTTGCAAGACAGGCGCATTTAAGACGTCAGCAATCATTAATGGATGATAGTGATGATATTGGTGTTGATGATGTTGTTAGTGGGCTTAAGGAAGAGGATGAATTGCAAAGTAACGTTGAGATTTTGGCTAGAGAAAAACCTGAGGATGTTGCTAAGCTTATTAGAACATGGATTGTAATGTATAAAGGGTAG
- the hslU gene encoding HslU--HslV peptidase ATPase subunit, which translates to MSKVENQNLVPKEIVAELDKYIIGQVEAKKLVSIALVNRYVRSKLAKEIRDDVMPKNIIMVGSTGVGKTEIARRLSKFIKAPFIKVEATKYTEVGYVGRDVESMIRDLMSIAVSMVREEMYDSVRKEASKRAEEKIIDKLLKASNSSNNDNSSEVEKKVCEKLRDKFRKQLRSGAIDDNLIDIYVSGKMPVSTIEIFSGSNFEDIDMSIGGLINNIFDRKKRKELKIKKAREIIISEELEKLVDHENIVEIAKSRVENMGIVFIDEIDKIVTKNRTGNDVSREGVQRDILPIVEGSKVNTKYGIVDTSHILFIAAGAFNLSKPSDLIPELQGRFPIKVELKSLSVDDFKNILKHTKNSLIKQYIAMFKVYNLTLTFSEEAIDRIAELAFSMNFEGENLGARRLHGIMEKILADLFFEAPGSKLKKIEINLDYVNEKIKISEQKDLNYYII; encoded by the coding sequence ATGTCTAAGGTTGAAAATCAAAATTTGGTTCCTAAAGAAATTGTTGCAGAACTAGATAAATATATCATAGGACAAGTTGAGGCTAAAAAATTGGTTTCAATTGCTCTTGTTAATAGATATGTAAGATCTAAACTTGCCAAGGAAATAAGAGATGATGTAATGCCTAAAAACATTATTATGGTTGGTTCAACTGGAGTTGGTAAAACTGAGATTGCAAGAAGACTTTCAAAATTTATTAAGGCTCCTTTTATTAAAGTTGAAGCTACAAAATATACTGAGGTAGGTTATGTGGGTCGTGATGTTGAATCTATGATTCGTGATTTAATGAGTATTGCGGTGAGTATGGTTCGAGAGGAAATGTATGATTCTGTTCGCAAAGAGGCTAGCAAACGTGCTGAGGAGAAAATAATTGACAAGCTTTTGAAAGCTTCTAATAGTTCTAATAATGATAATTCAAGTGAGGTAGAAAAGAAGGTTTGTGAGAAATTAAGGGATAAATTTAGGAAACAATTAAGAAGTGGTGCTATTGATGATAACCTTATTGATATTTATGTTTCAGGTAAAATGCCCGTTTCTACTATAGAGATATTTTCTGGTAGTAATTTTGAAGATATTGATATGAGCATTGGAGGATTGATTAATAATATATTTGATAGAAAGAAGAGAAAGGAATTAAAAATAAAAAAAGCCAGAGAAATAATAATATCTGAGGAGCTTGAAAAATTGGTTGATCATGAAAATATTGTAGAGATTGCTAAATCAAGAGTTGAGAATATGGGAATTGTTTTTATTGATGAGATCGATAAGATAGTTACTAAGAATAGGACCGGTAATGATGTGTCTAGAGAAGGGGTTCAAAGAGATATTTTGCCGATTGTTGAGGGCTCTAAGGTTAATACAAAGTATGGAATAGTGGATACTTCTCATATTTTGTTCATTGCTGCAGGTGCTTTTAATTTGTCAAAACCGTCTGATTTAATACCAGAGCTTCAGGGTAGATTTCCAATTAAGGTTGAGCTTAAAAGCTTAAGTGTGGATGATTTTAAAAATATTTTGAAGCACACTAAAAATTCTTTGATAAAGCAATATATTGCAATGTTTAAGGTTTATAACTTAACTTTAACATTTAGTGAAGAGGCAATTGATAGAATTGCTGAGCTTGCTTTTAGTATGAATTTTGAAGGAGAAAATCTTGGAGCAAGAAGGTTGCATGGGATCATGGAAAAGATTCTTGCCGATCTTTTTTTTGAAGCTCCTGGTAGTAAGTTAAAGAAAATTGAAATAAACTTGGACTATGTTAATGAAAAAATAAAAATTAGCGAACAAAAAGATTTAAATTATTATATAATATAG
- the flgC gene encoding flagellar basal body rod protein FlgC — MGLFSSINIASTGLTAQRLRLDVIANNIANVETTRTSDGGAYRRQRIIFAPRVVSPYWKGPFVPDYLDNGVGQGVRVAGIEKDKSPLKLKYDPTHPDAIKSGEREGYVELPNVSAIEEMVDMISASRAYEANSTVINSSKAMFRSALSILQN; from the coding sequence ATGGGATTATTTTCAAGTATTAATATTGCTTCAACAGGTTTGACTGCTCAAAGGTTAAGACTAGATGTTATTGCAAATAATATTGCAAATGTAGAGACTACTAGAACTTCTGATGGGGGGGCTTATAGAAGGCAGAGAATAATTTTTGCTCCAAGGGTTGTAAGCCCATATTGGAAGGGTCCTTTTGTTCCTGATTATCTTGATAATGGAGTTGGTCAAGGTGTAAGAGTTGCTGGTATTGAGAAAGACAAATCTCCTTTAAAGTTAAAGTATGATCCAACACATCCTGATGCAATAAAGTCTGGTGAGCGGGAGGGTTATGTAGAATTGCCTAATGTGAGTGCAATTGAAGAAATGGTGGATATGATCTCTGCTTCTCGTGCTTATGAAGCAAATTCTACTGTAATTAATAGTAGCAAAGCAATGTTTAGGAGTGCATTGTCAATACTACAGAATTAA
- the fliE gene encoding flagellar hook-basal body complex protein FliE — protein sequence MEIDSFFTDNNVYLVSKNPLHFDRSSSNFDVKHRGNTETFKDLFFNLVSDVNNSQLNVSKMSQQAILHPNNVDAHDIVIAMAKANMNLSITKAIVERSIKAYQDIINIR from the coding sequence ATGGAAATAGATTCTTTTTTTACGGATAATAATGTTTATTTGGTTAGTAAAAATCCTTTGCATTTTGATAGGAGTTCTTCTAATTTTGATGTTAAGCATAGAGGAAATACGGAAACTTTCAAGGATTTGTTTTTTAATTTGGTATCTGATGTAAATAATAGTCAATTGAATGTATCTAAAATGTCACAGCAAGCTATTTTACATCCTAATAATGTTGATGCTCATGATATTGTAATAGCAATGGCTAAGGCTAATATGAATTTAAGTATTACAAAAGCTATTGTTGAGAGAAGCATTAAGGCTTATCAAGATATAATTAATATTCGTTAA
- the flgB gene encoding flagellar basal body rod protein FlgB, protein MDGFEKSVDLVHRYLDVLSLRQSVIADNIANVETPNFKRSKVSFEAELERAILNEKAINLSLVKSNDKHLDGFKELNYLDVKPRRMLDYLSTLSSNGNNIDIDSEMKSLFQNQMIYGLFTNIQAHHFKSVNIVIK, encoded by the coding sequence TTGGATGGTTTTGAAAAATCAGTTGATTTGGTGCATAGATATTTGGATGTTCTTAGTTTAAGACAAAGTGTAATAGCTGATAATATTGCAAATGTAGAGACTCCGAATTTCAAGAGAAGTAAGGTCTCTTTTGAGGCCGAGCTTGAACGAGCAATTTTAAATGAAAAAGCAATCAATTTATCTTTGGTGAAGAGCAATGATAAGCATTTGGATGGATTTAAAGAGCTAAATTATTTAGATGTTAAACCCCGCAGGATGCTTGATTATCTCTCTACACTTAGTAGTAATGGGAATAATATTGATATTGACTCTGAGATGAAAAGTCTTTTTCAGAATCAAATGATTTATGGCTTGTTTACAAATATTCAAGCTCATCATTTTAAAAGTGTAAATATTGTAATAAAATAA